In a single window of the Nycticebus coucang isolate mNycCou1 chromosome 13, mNycCou1.pri, whole genome shotgun sequence genome:
- the TMEM276 gene encoding transmembrane protein 276, whose translation MAPKPGGEWSTALSHLVLGVVSLHAAVTTAQASRGAAAGFLLQVLADTTMLAPGLGTHEDCLAGAWVATVIGMPLLAFDFHWVNGDRSSANLLLGGGMVLAVAGDHLGSDGRSVAGQAMLLVVAVTILIVAVFTANTYGMWGGAMLGAAGLLSRLEEDRLLLLRKEDVCRCALAAGCWAYCRALHTQRLQWE comes from the exons ATGGCCCCCAAGCCAGGGGGCGAATGGAGCACGGCCCTATCCCACCTGGTGTTGGGAGTGGTGTCTCTGCACGCAGCAGTGACCACTGCCCAG GCAAGTCGAGGGGCTGCCGCTGGCTTCCTGCTCCAGGTCTTGGCTGATACCACCATGCTGGCCCCAGGCCTGGGCACACATGAAGACTGTCTCGCTGGAGCATGGGTGGCCACAGTCATTGGCATGCCCCTTCTGGCCTTTGATTTCCACTGGGTGAATGGGGACCGATCCTCTGCCAACCTGCTCCTGGGAGGAGGCATGGTGCTGGCAGTGGCTGGTGACCACCTTGGCTCTGATGGCCGCTCTGTGGCTGGTCAGGCAATGCTGTTGGTGGTTGCAGTGACCATCCTCATTGTGGCTGTTTTCACAGCCAACACTTATGGGATGTGGGGGGGGGCGATGCTGGGTGCGGCAGGTCTCCTGAGCCGGCTGGAGGAGGACAGACTGCTGCTGTTGCGGAAAGAGGATGTCTGTCGCTGCGCCCTGGCTGCAGGCTGTTGGGCCTACTGCCGGGCCCTGCACACACAGCGCCTACAGTGGGAGTGA